Proteins found in one Haloarcula litorea genomic segment:
- a CDS encoding DNA helicase UvrD, whose amino-acid sequence MSEVQHFDGTLITVPFGTGEPRSTVTEQYQALLKEYNPEDILVITGSPTSMETFREELKDIAPGSAVPRVTSLVVQATDVVNQTDNRAILSDAMRRELVHRFLEEQEWDSEHFRRAAKQPSFLSDIAQLMETATWQDISFEKTPELIEVAELVEAFHDWLDEHDHLERGQLITEANAALSESEKRDDVVDVEAILAVEFEEFLPFDRRYLATVADGLELVCVAEENASVRRTWIEPGPITDYVSFSRRESTARTAPPSRPAATGAYLATETVHEDPEVGEVNVIPTETADEQIKKVADEIERLRDRENWDYEEFAVALKQSGSAVIETLRAFQQTGVPTESSTVTGFGDDPAIRELLQVVRYLAADDDDARTDLLEASVLDESILASIEQMEGLSSPLRRWATESNMKVRIAEETSPLNVRAQFGNVRRAFTMAEFVEDTPFIETTWESFATMLERAHEYAPQQNQTSSTELDGGVRVDHLQAIKNGSFRAVFLLDIVDEEYPGTPSLTRLFPQERLSEMPDYPGVTQVEAEDVTDTFPTSSTASSRSFRRYHAEHARRRLAIGATAAGDRLYFCLYNHKDTALEERAQPSRFLTDAYRQLPWVKEATESEIRSQRRAEEYLLSRVDNALADVRRSHSQDVTVSLDEVEAELSEIQHLLSESGTRGEQLRDALQARIEFAAGGVRRD is encoded by the coding sequence GTGTCTGAGGTCCAGCATTTCGATGGGACGCTCATTACTGTTCCATTCGGGACTGGAGAGCCCAGATCAACAGTTACTGAGCAATATCAGGCCCTTCTGAAGGAATATAATCCAGAAGACATCCTCGTCATCACTGGATCTCCGACGAGCATGGAGACGTTTCGGGAGGAACTCAAAGACATAGCACCCGGATCAGCTGTCCCACGTGTCACGTCCTTGGTCGTTCAAGCGACCGACGTCGTGAATCAGACCGATAACCGAGCGATTCTCTCAGACGCAATGCGTCGCGAGCTAGTCCATCGGTTCCTCGAAGAGCAAGAGTGGGACAGCGAGCATTTCAGGCGTGCAGCCAAGCAACCCTCCTTTCTGAGCGATATTGCCCAGCTCATGGAAACTGCCACATGGCAGGATATATCCTTTGAGAAGACACCCGAGCTAATCGAAGTCGCAGAGCTCGTGGAGGCATTCCACGACTGGCTCGACGAACACGACCACCTCGAACGCGGCCAGCTGATCACTGAGGCGAATGCTGCGCTGTCGGAGTCCGAGAAACGAGATGACGTAGTCGATGTAGAGGCGATCCTCGCCGTCGAGTTTGAGGAGTTCCTACCGTTCGACCGTCGTTATCTCGCTACGGTAGCGGATGGGCTGGAACTCGTATGTGTAGCAGAAGAGAACGCAAGTGTTCGGCGTACATGGATCGAGCCGGGACCAATTACTGACTACGTCTCATTTTCGAGGAGAGAGTCTACTGCAAGGACAGCGCCCCCATCCCGACCGGCGGCGACAGGCGCATATCTAGCGACTGAAACCGTTCACGAAGATCCTGAGGTGGGAGAGGTGAACGTCATCCCGACAGAAACCGCCGACGAACAGATCAAGAAAGTCGCCGATGAAATCGAGCGGCTTCGAGATCGAGAGAACTGGGATTACGAGGAATTCGCCGTCGCACTGAAGCAGAGCGGTTCCGCAGTAATCGAGACTCTTCGTGCCTTCCAGCAGACAGGGGTTCCGACAGAGTCATCGACTGTTACAGGGTTCGGCGATGACCCCGCTATTCGAGAGCTACTGCAAGTCGTTCGCTATCTGGCGGCCGATGATGACGATGCTCGAACAGATCTGCTGGAAGCCTCGGTCTTAGACGAATCGATTCTGGCCTCTATCGAGCAGATGGAGGGCCTCTCGAGTCCGCTCAGACGGTGGGCGACCGAGTCAAACATGAAGGTTCGAATCGCTGAGGAGACGTCTCCACTGAACGTTCGTGCCCAATTTGGGAACGTTCGGCGGGCGTTCACGATGGCGGAGTTCGTAGAAGACACGCCGTTCATCGAAACGACCTGGGAGTCGTTCGCGACGATGCTTGAACGGGCCCACGAGTATGCCCCTCAACAGAACCAAACAAGTTCGACCGAACTTGACGGAGGTGTCCGAGTCGATCACTTACAGGCGATTAAAAACGGGTCCTTCCGAGCAGTCTTCTTGCTAGACATCGTCGACGAAGAGTATCCTGGAACTCCTTCCCTGACTCGGTTGTTTCCCCAAGAACGCCTCTCTGAGATGCCGGACTATCCGGGCGTAACACAGGTCGAGGCAGAAGATGTCACTGACACCTTCCCGACCTCCTCGACAGCGTCAAGCCGCTCGTTCCGACGATACCATGCAGAGCACGCGCGACGGCGGCTCGCCATCGGAGCAACCGCTGCTGGCGACCGGCTGTACTTCTGTCTGTACAATCACAAAGACACCGCACTGGAAGAGCGTGCTCAGCCGTCGCGGTTTCTCACGGACGCGTACCGGCAGTTGCCGTGGGTGAAAGAAGCGACAGAATCAGAGATCAGGAGCCAGCGAAGAGCGGAAGAATATCTGCTCTCTCGCGTCGACAACGCCCTTGCAGACGTCCGTCGCTCTCACAGCCAGGATGTGACGGTCTCTCTCGACGAGGTCGAAGCTGAGCTTTCGGAGATTCAGCACCTCCTCAGTGAAAGCGGAACCCGTGGCGAGCAGCTTCGGGATGCGCTGCAAGCACGTATCGAGTTCGCCGCTGGAGGGGTTCGACGTGACTGA